A genome region from Populus alba chromosome 3, ASM523922v2, whole genome shotgun sequence includes the following:
- the LOC118029094 gene encoding COP9 signalosome complex subunit 8 isoform X2, which translates to MNLCSRLPQSWRRLHSRKNGLLLSIFSPVFKPTILTAQDFCGNQYRQRLKRGNQKWSQQTQSLVAAFSEIYTERMFQLLLSAYSTVGIQDTALFLGMNEDAAASSVMQQGWAVNPASRMLIVKKQPVATEQKLDPSKLHRLTEYVLHFEQ; encoded by the exons ATGAACTTATGCTCaag GCTACCGCAGAGCTGGAGGAGGCTCCATTCGAGGAAGAATGGCCTTTTGCTATCCATCTTCTCTCCCGTATTTAAGCCAacgatat TAACAGCGCAAGATTTCTGTGGAAATCAATACCGTCAACGGTTAAAGAGAGGCAACCAGAAGTGGTCTCAACAAACTCAATCGCTTGTTGCTGCTTTCTCAG AGATTTACACCGAGAGGATGTTTCAGCTTTTGCTTTCTGCTTATTCAACAGTAGGCATCCAAGATACAGCTCTCTTTCTGGGAATGAATGAAGATGCTGCTGCAAGTT CTGTAATGCAGCAAGGTTGGGCTGTCAATCCTGCTTCTCGAATGCTTATCGTGAAAAAGCAGCCTGTTGCAACAGAGCAGAAACTGGATCCCAGTAAACTACATCGCTTGACAGAATATGTGCTCCACTTTGAGCAGTAA
- the LOC118029094 gene encoding COP9 signalosome complex subunit 8 isoform X1 codes for MNLCSRLPQSWRRLHSRKNGLLLSIFSPVFKPTILTAQDFCGNQYRQRLKRGNQKWSQQTQSLVAAFSEIYTERMFQLLLSAYSTVGIQDTALFLGMNEDAAASWFLFSFAAVMQQGWAVNPASRMLIVKKQPVATEQKLDPSKLHRLTEYVLHFEQ; via the exons ATGAACTTATGCTCaag GCTACCGCAGAGCTGGAGGAGGCTCCATTCGAGGAAGAATGGCCTTTTGCTATCCATCTTCTCTCCCGTATTTAAGCCAacgatat TAACAGCGCAAGATTTCTGTGGAAATCAATACCGTCAACGGTTAAAGAGAGGCAACCAGAAGTGGTCTCAACAAACTCAATCGCTTGTTGCTGCTTTCTCAG AGATTTACACCGAGAGGATGTTTCAGCTTTTGCTTTCTGCTTATTCAACAGTAGGCATCCAAGATACAGCTCTCTTTCTGGGAATGAATGAAGATGCTGCTGCAAGTT GGTTTCTGTTTTCGTTTGCAGCTGTAATGCAGCAAGGTTGGGCTGTCAATCCTGCTTCTCGAATGCTTATCGTGAAAAAGCAGCCTGTTGCAACAGAGCAGAAACTGGATCCCAGTAAACTACATCGCTTGACAGAATATGTGCTCCACTTTGAGCAGTAA